A single genomic interval of Gemmatimonadota bacterium harbors:
- a CDS encoding 2-oxoacid:ferredoxin oxidoreductase subunit beta: MAEVRTADTAKTKAPERTEQADGATQPVKRTLKDYRSEVKPTWCPGCGDFGVLAALQRALAERNLDPRDVVIVSGIGCSGRLPEFVNAYGLHVVHGRALPAAQGVKAANPDLTVIAVGGDGDGFAIGGGHVPHAVRRNQDITYIVMDNQVYGLTKGQPSPSTPPGMQALRRSVSMPKMAPYEGVLEGQLNILAMVIVYGCSFVARTFSSQATEMAKIIGQGLDHPGFGFVHAMSPCPTFYNTYDPWKESFMPLPDGWNTGDRIKAIDMAMEEVGEGVFHSGVFFQDEYRTYTDKLQDVYAKAYGTEQATIDALMDQYA, encoded by the coding sequence ATGGCTGAAGTCCGTACGGCCGACACCGCCAAAACCAAGGCGCCCGAGCGGACCGAACAGGCTGACGGAGCAACACAACCGGTCAAGCGCACGCTCAAGGATTACCGCAGCGAAGTCAAGCCGACGTGGTGCCCCGGATGCGGAGATTTCGGCGTGCTTGCCGCGCTGCAGCGCGCCCTCGCCGAACGCAACCTGGATCCCAGGGACGTGGTCATCGTATCGGGTATCGGCTGTTCCGGCCGGTTGCCCGAATTCGTCAACGCCTACGGCCTGCACGTGGTCCACGGCCGCGCGCTGCCCGCGGCCCAGGGCGTCAAGGCGGCAAATCCCGACCTGACGGTCATCGCCGTCGGCGGCGACGGCGACGGGTTCGCCATCGGCGGCGGCCACGTGCCCCATGCCGTGCGCCGCAACCAGGACATCACCTACATCGTGATGGACAACCAGGTCTACGGACTGACCAAGGGCCAGCCGTCACCCAGCACGCCCCCGGGGATGCAGGCGCTGCGGCGCAGCGTGTCCATGCCCAAGATGGCGCCCTACGAAGGAGTGCTGGAAGGCCAGTTGAACATTCTGGCCATGGTGATCGTGTACGGTTGCAGTTTCGTCGCGCGCACCTTCTCGAGCCAGGCGACGGAAATGGCGAAGATCATCGGCCAGGGGCTCGATCATCCCGGGTTCGGCTTCGTCCACGCCATGAGTCCCTGCCCCACCTTCTACAACACCTACGACCCCTGGAAGGAGTCCTTCATGCCGCTGCCGGACGGCTGGAACACCGGCGACCGGATCAAGGCGATCGACATGGCCATGGAAGAGGTGGGCGAGGGGGTTTTCCACAGCGGCGTGTTCTTCCAGGACGAATACCGTACCTATACCGACAAGCTGCAGGACGTGTACGCCAAGGCCTACGGCACGGAGCAGGCGACCATTGACGCCCTGATGGACCAGTACGCCTGA
- a CDS encoding 2-oxoacid:acceptor oxidoreductase subunit alpha — protein MDQLDLTIRIAGENGEGVLTVGDVLAEALARSGLYIYTFKNLPAEIKGGASMTQVRVQDTPVRSPGDALDILMVWNQENYDIHVGEVKPTGVVIYDPDECEADESLALTQIGVPLQKITKTVIKTMKSKNVLAFGILTVCLGIPFDSAKQMVAESRWGRRKEFLESNINALKQAYVYVDENGIDLGLRVAVERKNGHAQLIMTGNDALCMGALAAGCRYYAGYPITPASDVMETLAKAMPRVGGVLMQTEDEIAAITASIGASFTGAKVMTATAGPGLSLMVEALGLATMEEIPLVVVDVQRGGPSTGMPTKTEQSDLNLAIHGAHGEAPRIVIAATNTEDCFYTAVKAFNLAEKYQTPVILLSDQHLSQRAQVMSRPDLSRIEIVERKQPELNGEVSPQEFDRYEMTDDYVSPMPLPGRHGQHYVATGLEHDEHAHIDYSPEAHIRMTEKRHQKIESAVNEPGFVQRYGAEDAQLGLIGWGSSEGPILEALDRTLAKGYKVAALIFKMLHPLPEKEARAFIESIPVVSVVELNASGQFANYLQGRLAVSLQRFNIITGLPFKAGEIEEYIEGVLQYG, from the coding sequence ATGGATCAACTGGATCTGACCATACGCATTGCCGGAGAGAACGGCGAAGGCGTGCTTACCGTCGGCGACGTGCTGGCCGAAGCGCTGGCCCGGTCGGGTCTCTATATCTATACCTTCAAGAACCTCCCGGCCGAGATCAAGGGCGGGGCCTCCATGACCCAGGTCAGGGTGCAGGACACGCCGGTCCGTTCGCCCGGCGACGCGCTCGACATCCTGATGGTCTGGAACCAGGAGAATTACGACATTCACGTGGGCGAGGTCAAGCCCACCGGCGTCGTTATATACGATCCGGACGAATGCGAGGCGGACGAAAGCCTGGCGCTGACCCAGATCGGCGTGCCGCTCCAGAAGATCACGAAGACCGTCATCAAGACGATGAAGTCGAAGAACGTGCTGGCCTTCGGGATCCTGACCGTTTGCCTGGGCATTCCCTTCGATTCGGCGAAGCAGATGGTGGCCGAAAGCCGGTGGGGCCGCCGTAAGGAGTTTCTCGAGTCCAACATAAACGCGCTGAAGCAGGCCTATGTATACGTGGACGAAAACGGCATCGACCTGGGTCTGCGGGTTGCCGTCGAGCGCAAGAACGGCCATGCCCAGCTGATCATGACGGGAAACGACGCGCTGTGCATGGGCGCGCTGGCCGCTGGATGCCGGTATTACGCGGGCTATCCCATCACGCCCGCCAGCGACGTGATGGAGACGCTGGCGAAAGCGATGCCCCGGGTGGGCGGCGTCCTGATGCAGACCGAAGACGAGATCGCGGCCATTACCGCCTCCATCGGGGCTTCCTTCACGGGTGCGAAGGTCATGACCGCCACGGCGGGCCCGGGGCTGTCCCTCATGGTCGAGGCGCTCGGCCTGGCCACCATGGAAGAGATCCCTCTCGTGGTCGTCGACGTCCAGCGCGGCGGACCGAGTACCGGCATGCCCACCAAGACGGAGCAGTCGGACCTGAACCTGGCCATTCACGGCGCGCACGGAGAGGCGCCCCGCATCGTGATCGCGGCCACCAACACCGAGGATTGTTTCTACACGGCGGTCAAGGCCTTCAATCTCGCGGAGAAATACCAGACTCCGGTCATCCTGCTCAGCGACCAGCATCTTTCGCAGCGGGCGCAGGTCATGTCCCGCCCCGATCTGAGCCGGATCGAGATCGTCGAACGTAAGCAGCCCGAACTGAACGGCGAGGTCTCCCCGCAGGAATTCGACCGGTACGAGATGACGGACGACTACGTTTCTCCCATGCCCCTGCCGGGCCGTCATGGCCAGCACTACGTGGCGACGGGCCTGGAACACGACGAGCACGCCCACATCGACTACTCGCCCGAAGCCCATATCCGCATGACGGAAAAACGGCATCAGAAAATCGAGTCCGCCGTGAACGAACCCGGATTCGTGCAGCGGTACGGCGCGGAGGACGCCCAGTTGGGCCTGATCGGCTGGGGATCGTCGGAGGGTCCCATTCTGGAAGCCCTGGACCGGACCCTGGCGAAGGGGTACAAGGTGGCCGCCCTGATTTTCAAGATGCTGCATCCCCTGCCGGAAAAAGAAGCGCGCGCCTTCATCGAGTCCATCCCGGTGGTCTCGGTGGTGGAACTGAACGCCAGCGGCCAGTTCGCGAATTACCTGCAGGGCCGTCTCGCCGTTTCGCTGCAGCGGTTCAACATCATAACGGGATTGCCCTTCAAGGCGGGTGAAATCGAGGAGTACATCGAAGGAGTGCTACAGTATGGCTGA
- a CDS encoding DUF6051 family protein has protein sequence MSGNVYEPDTLNRLYRTGGDPVDDGRCRLRRPRFDSRWTGLLLPEDRDIPENRGFNYLMVEPVDLPAGGGDEVLVIFHGLNEGSYARMLPWACSFALRLGIPVILFPLSFHVGRRSDLWRTQDQTRIAAQRAAMDGNGRTSPFNGRISERLCRSPERYLLGGLQSYFDAVDLAARIEAGDHESCRAGARPRFLGYSAGGYLALVLLLADPGGRFSDCRTALFASGAPLDGIRPGSLFIMDDAAAKRLSAYLRGRSFPDGAVDGRRGEPADAPGRWLAEVLFHGDGLAERLKAMRDRLLVVVNPSDRVISAEQAAWNLHPSPVLRLDLGVHEFPFTTGDPLPAVYDRSDPETRTLIRNVRNVHHIGPDYRDAFDRFIREVSAFLFPGGPNPA, from the coding sequence ATGTCCGGAAATGTATACGAGCCCGATACGCTGAACAGGCTGTACCGGACGGGCGGCGATCCCGTGGACGACGGACGCTGCCGGTTGCGCCGCCCAAGGTTCGATTCCCGCTGGACCGGCCTGCTGCTGCCGGAAGACCGGGACATCCCGGAAAACCGCGGCTTCAACTACCTCATGGTGGAACCGGTCGACCTGCCCGCCGGCGGCGGGGACGAAGTCCTCGTCATCTTCCACGGGCTGAACGAGGGCAGTTATGCCAGGATGCTGCCCTGGGCCTGCAGTTTCGCCCTGCGGCTCGGCATCCCCGTCATCCTCTTCCCCCTGTCCTTCCACGTGGGGAGGCGTTCCGACCTCTGGCGCACGCAGGACCAGACCCGGATCGCCGCGCAACGCGCCGCCATGGACGGCAACGGGCGGACGAGTCCCTTCAACGGCCGCATAAGCGAACGGCTGTGCCGGTCGCCCGAACGCTACCTGCTCGGCGGCCTGCAGTCCTATTTCGACGCCGTGGACCTGGCCGCGCGGATTGAAGCGGGCGACCACGAATCCTGCCGGGCAGGGGCGCGCCCGCGTTTTCTGGGTTACTCGGCCGGCGGCTACCTGGCCCTGGTCCTGTTGCTGGCCGATCCCGGCGGCCGGTTTTCCGACTGCCGCACCGCGCTCTTCGCTTCCGGCGCTCCCCTCGACGGCATCCGGCCCGGAAGCCTGTTCATCATGGACGATGCGGCCGCGAAGCGCCTGTCGGCGTACCTTCGGGGCCGGTCTTTCCCGGACGGCGCGGTCGATGGCCGTCGCGGGGAACCGGCCGATGCGCCCGGCCGCTGGCTCGCGGAGGTGCTGTTCCACGGCGACGGGCTGGCGGAGCGCCTGAAGGCCATGCGGGACCGGCTGCTGGTCGTGGTCAATCCCTCCGACCGGGTCATATCCGCCGAACAGGCGGCCTGGAACCTGCACCCGTCGCCCGTCCTGCGACTGGACCTGGGCGTGCACGAGTTTCCCTTTACCACGGGAGATCCGCTGCCCGCCGTCTACGACCGGAGCGACCCGGAGACCCGGACCCTGATCAGGAACGTC